The Pseudomonas triclosanedens genome has a window encoding:
- a CDS encoding alpha-2-macroglobulin family protein: protein MNALRGIAAALACAGLFAVAPALVQADDEVPASNYTPMAGESFFLLADSSFASDEEAKVRLEAPGRDYRRYSMEPYGGADIRVYRIDKPLDFLKRQKNLHRVLSEGQFKGEGLSNTLAYLWDNWYRKSRRVMQRTFSYESRQQVTEVVPELKMGNAIAAPTPYDAQPQYAPIPGLPMVSQFRYPLWDAKPIQPPKEVSLAGSSSEFINVAPGNVYIPLGKLKPGLYLVEALVGKYRATTVVFVSNSVAVSKIAGNELLVWTARKHEGTPVGGAKVLWTDGLGVMSSGSSDADGLLRLQHVSPERSFVIGEDEEGGVFVSENFYYDSEIYDTKLYAFTDRPLYRPGDWVSLKIVGREFKNARESQSPQSAPLRLSVIDAAGTTLQTLDLKFDARSGTQGRFQLPPNAVAGGYELRFDYRDQTYSSAFRVAEYIKPHFEISLDLAKPDFKTGEPVKGNLILLYPDGKPVANARLELSLRAQQLSMVDNELQYLGQFPVELSSTQLTTDAQGRAVLDLPAAEKPSRYMLTVFASDGAAYRVKTSKEILIERGAARYRVSAPQRFSAAGDKVEFSYAAEQASQIEPTTYRWLRLEDRSSGSGAVADGKFAIAFDKPGTYSVELRDKAGQLLGGTGHSVSGDGVKAVPGTVEIVLDKPEYKAGEEALALITFPEPVDDALLSLERDKVEATALLSKGGDWLKLEKLNPTQYRARIPVKAEFSPNLTFSVLYTRSGDYSFQNAGIKVAVPQVEIAVSTDKERYEPGETVTVNLDTTYAGKPVSSRLTVSVVDEMIYALQPEIAPGIDQFFYHPRRNNVRTSASLSFISYDVALPGTPSAPGRANRSERGVKVLERPRREEVDTAAWEPELLTDANGKASFTFRMPDSLTRWRITARAMDDEGQVGQKKQFIRSEKPLYLKWSGPKRFRSGDQPDLGLFVFNQGEQDTKAELQVRANGVEKTQALELKRGVNYIALPQQPLNDGDWSVELRQEGKVRDSLGVHVSLVADGWQVLQARPLQVNGQNTPLQLPADARDVRLRLDDSAQALLRGNLDSLLNYPWGGVEQTASQLLPLSIAYPMLASGEPRVRDRLRLIMQTSRLRLVQMAGPDAYFTWWGGEDNDAFLTAYAYYADWYASRALEIQLPPEHWQRVLELYSARASATPLLQRALILAFARDMKLPVQTLVSGLLTDLQNAGNGEAAKSVNDFDSDDSLVMGSPDSELGLAVARVLTASLAEQNKVALPQDFAKQLDAARLKLNTSDQPFARAVQLYSGTVDANRARVLLLSLAPQQSTIERALALTWMQRAVAEAPAAELPKPVADWKEKHSTTGDAFWQWQGKAVPAQLDLSAAPSRPLNASITFRSAEAPTSQLPVAIKRRLLRLVPGEDAFAFNAEELGDKPLSSDELYLDEVTLSTEQAQALRYGMLEVPLPPGADVERTTWGLQISGLGGVEATSLERARNEPGDLYYGVPVDTLGGELRLRHLVRFSQKGNFVLPPARYQRLYAPQEQALEQQPALAKIKVQ from the coding sequence ATGAACGCGCTGCGCGGCATCGCCGCCGCTCTCGCCTGCGCTGGCCTGTTTGCCGTCGCGCCGGCACTTGTGCAGGCGGATGACGAGGTTCCGGCGAGCAACTACACACCGATGGCCGGCGAGTCGTTCTTTCTGCTGGCCGACAGCAGCTTCGCCTCCGACGAAGAAGCCAAGGTACGTCTCGAAGCGCCGGGCCGGGATTACCGCCGCTACAGCATGGAGCCTTACGGCGGCGCGGATATCCGTGTCTATCGCATCGACAAGCCGCTGGACTTCCTCAAGCGCCAGAAGAACCTGCACCGCGTGCTTTCCGAGGGACAGTTCAAGGGGGAGGGCCTGTCCAACACCCTCGCGTACCTGTGGGACAACTGGTACCGCAAGTCGCGTCGGGTGATGCAGCGGACCTTCTCCTATGAGTCGCGCCAGCAGGTCACCGAAGTGGTGCCCGAGCTGAAGATGGGCAACGCCATCGCCGCGCCCACGCCCTACGACGCGCAGCCACAGTACGCGCCGATTCCCGGCCTGCCGATGGTCAGCCAGTTCCGCTACCCGCTGTGGGACGCCAAGCCCATCCAGCCGCCGAAGGAAGTCAGCCTCGCCGGTTCCTCCAGCGAGTTCATCAACGTCGCGCCGGGCAACGTCTACATCCCGCTGGGCAAGCTCAAGCCGGGCCTGTACCTGGTGGAAGCGCTGGTCGGCAAGTACCGCGCCACCACCGTGGTGTTCGTCTCCAACAGCGTCGCGGTGAGCAAGATCGCCGGTAACGAGCTGCTGGTCTGGACCGCGCGTAAGCACGAAGGTACGCCGGTAGGTGGCGCCAAGGTGCTGTGGACCGACGGGCTTGGCGTGATGAGCAGCGGCAGCAGCGACGCCGACGGCCTGCTGCGCCTGCAACACGTCAGCCCCGAGCGTTCCTTCGTGATCGGCGAGGACGAGGAGGGCGGTGTCTTCGTCTCCGAGAACTTCTACTACGACAGCGAAATCTACGACACCAAGCTCTACGCCTTCACCGACCGCCCGCTGTACCGCCCGGGCGACTGGGTGTCGCTGAAGATCGTTGGCCGCGAGTTCAAGAACGCCCGCGAGTCGCAATCACCGCAGAGCGCGCCGCTGCGCCTGTCGGTGATCGACGCCGCCGGCACTACGCTGCAGACGCTGGACCTCAAGTTCGACGCCAGAAGCGGCACTCAGGGCCGCTTCCAGTTGCCACCCAATGCCGTCGCCGGCGGTTACGAACTGCGCTTCGACTACCGCGACCAGACCTACAGCAGTGCCTTCCGCGTTGCCGAGTACATCAAGCCGCACTTCGAGATTTCCCTCGACCTGGCCAAGCCGGACTTCAAGACCGGCGAGCCGGTGAAGGGCAACCTGATCCTCCTCTATCCGGACGGCAAGCCGGTGGCCAACGCACGGCTGGAGCTGAGCCTGCGTGCCCAGCAACTGTCGATGGTGGACAACGAGTTGCAGTACCTCGGCCAGTTCCCGGTGGAACTGTCGAGCACCCAGCTGACCACCGACGCCCAGGGTCGCGCCGTGCTTGACCTGCCAGCGGCTGAGAAGCCGAGCCGCTACATGCTTACGGTGTTCGCCAGCGATGGTGCCGCATACCGGGTCAAGACCAGCAAGGAAATCCTCATCGAGCGTGGCGCCGCGCGTTATCGCGTAAGCGCTCCGCAACGCTTCAGCGCCGCGGGCGACAAGGTGGAGTTCAGCTACGCCGCCGAGCAGGCGAGCCAGATCGAACCGACCACCTACCGCTGGTTGCGCCTGGAAGACCGCAGCAGCGGCAGCGGCGCGGTGGCCGACGGCAAGTTCGCCATCGCCTTCGATAAACCCGGTACCTACAGCGTCGAGCTGCGCGACAAGGCCGGCCAACTGCTGGGCGGCACCGGTCATTCGGTGAGCGGCGACGGTGTGAAAGCGGTGCCTGGCACCGTGGAGATCGTCCTCGACAAGCCCGAGTACAAGGCCGGCGAGGAAGCCCTGGCACTGATCACCTTCCCCGAGCCGGTGGACGATGCGCTGCTTTCGCTGGAGCGCGACAAGGTCGAGGCTACCGCGTTGCTGTCCAAGGGCGGCGACTGGCTGAAGCTGGAGAAGCTCAACCCCACGCAATACCGCGCCCGCATTCCGGTGAAGGCCGAGTTCTCGCCGAACCTGACCTTCTCAGTGCTCTACACCCGCAGCGGCGACTACAGCTTCCAGAACGCCGGGATCAAGGTCGCCGTGCCGCAGGTGGAGATTGCCGTAAGCACCGACAAGGAGCGCTACGAGCCGGGCGAAACGGTCACCGTGAACCTCGATACCACCTATGCCGGCAAGCCGGTGTCCAGCCGCCTGACGGTGAGTGTGGTGGACGAGATGATCTACGCGCTGCAGCCGGAGATCGCTCCGGGCATCGACCAGTTCTTCTATCACCCGCGCCGCAATAACGTGCGTACCAGCGCCAGCCTGTCGTTCATCAGCTACGACGTCGCACTGCCCGGCACGCCCAGCGCACCAGGCCGCGCCAACCGCAGCGAGCGCGGCGTGAAAGTCCTGGAACGACCGCGTCGCGAGGAAGTCGATACCGCCGCCTGGGAGCCGGAACTGCTCACCGACGCCAACGGCAAGGCCAGCTTCACCTTCCGCATGCCTGACTCCCTGACCCGCTGGCGCATTACCGCCCGAGCGATGGATGACGAAGGCCAGGTCGGCCAGAAGAAACAGTTCATCCGCTCGGAAAAGCCGCTGTACCTGAAGTGGAGCGGTCCGAAGCGCTTCCGCAGCGGCGATCAGCCGGACCTCGGCCTGTTCGTCTTCAACCAGGGCGAGCAGGACACCAAGGCCGAACTGCAGGTTCGCGCCAACGGCGTGGAAAAGACCCAGGCGCTGGAACTCAAGCGCGGCGTCAACTACATCGCGCTGCCGCAACAACCGCTGAACGATGGCGATTGGAGTGTCGAGCTGCGCCAGGAGGGCAAGGTGCGTGACAGCCTCGGCGTCCACGTCAGCCTCGTGGCCGACGGTTGGCAGGTGCTGCAAGCCAGGCCGCTGCAGGTCAACGGGCAGAACACGCCGCTGCAACTGCCGGCGGATGCGCGAGACGTGCGCTTGCGCCTGGACGACAGTGCCCAGGCGCTGCTGCGCGGCAATCTCGACTCGCTGCTGAATTACCCCTGGGGCGGCGTCGAGCAGACCGCCAGCCAGTTGCTGCCGCTGAGCATCGCCTATCCGATGCTGGCCAGCGGCGAGCCGCGGGTGCGTGACCGCCTGCGCCTGATCATGCAGACCAGCCGCCTGCGCCTGGTGCAGATGGCCGGCCCGGATGCCTACTTCACCTGGTGGGGCGGCGAAGACAACGACGCCTTCCTCACCGCCTACGCCTACTACGCCGACTGGTACGCCAGCCGCGCGCTGGAAATCCAGCTGCCGCCGGAGCACTGGCAGCGTGTGCTGGAACTGTATTCCGCACGCGCCAGCGCCACGCCGCTGCTGCAGCGCGCGCTGATCCTGGCCTTCGCCCGCGACATGAAGTTGCCGGTACAGACCCTGGTCAGCGGCCTGCTCACCGACCTGCAGAATGCTGGCAACGGCGAGGCGGCGAAGTCGGTGAACGACTTCGACAGCGACGACAGCCTGGTCATGGGTAGTCCGGATTCCGAGCTGGGCCTGGCGGTCGCCCGTGTGCTGACGGCCAGCCTCGCCGAGCAGAACAAGGTCGCGCTGCCGCAAGACTTCGCCAAGCAACTGGATGCCGCGCGCCTGAAGCTGAATACCAGCGACCAGCCCTTCGCACGCGCGGTGCAGCTCTACAGCGGCACCGTGGACGCCAACCGCGCCCGCGTACTGCTGCTGAGTCTCGCACCGCAGCAGTCCACCATCGAACGCGCCCTGGCGCTGACCTGGATGCAGCGCGCCGTGGCCGAAGCTCCGGCCGCCGAGCTGCCCAAGCCGGTGGCGGACTGGAAGGAAAAACACAGCACGACAGGCGATGCCTTCTGGCAATGGCAGGGCAAGGCAGTGCCGGCGCAGCTGGACCTCTCCGCCGCACCGTCGCGCCCGCTCAACGCTTCGATCACTTTCCGCAGTGCCGAAGCGCCAACCAGCCAGCTTCCGGTGGCCATCAAGCGTCGCCTGCTGCGCCTGGTGCCGGGCGAGGATGCCTTCGCCTTCAACGCCGAGGAGCTGGGTGACAAGCCGTTATCCAGTGACGAGCTGTACCTGGACGAAGTGACCCTGAGCACCGAACAGGCCCAGGCCTTGCGCTATGGCATGCTGGAAGTGCCGCTACCGCCTGGCGCGGACGTCGAGCGCACCACCTGGGGCCTGCAGATCAGCGGCCTGGGCGGTGTGGAGGCGACCAGCCTGGAACGCGCACGCAACGAGCCGGGCGACCTGTACTACGGCGTGCCGGTGGATACCCTGGGCGGCGAACTGCGCCTGCGTCATCTGGTGCGCTTCTCGCAGAAGGGCAACTTCGTGCTGCCACCGGCTCGCTATCAGCGTCTCTATGCGCCGCAGGAACAGGCGCTGGAGCAGCAGCCGGCGCTGGCGAAGATCAAGGTCCAGTGA